GGCGCGCGGGCGACGGGGGTGGAGGGGCGGACGGCGTGGCAACTCGGGGTGCTGCTCAACACCCGTGGTCTCACCGAACTCGTCTTCCTCGCGGCAGGGCTACACCTCGGCGTTATCCAGCCGCCGCTCTACACCTCACTCGTGGTCGTCGCCCCCGTCACGACCCTCGCCATCGGGCCGCTCCTCGACGCGGTGGGGGGCGGCGTCCGGCGACTCCTGCTGCCCGCCGGGGAGACGATCCTCCCCGAATAACCTGGTCGGGCTAAGGGCGTCCGTGTCGTTCTCGAATGCCCTCAGCCCGGTCGTCCCCCCCAACGCGAGGTTAGAGCGACCCCTTCAAGGTCGTCGCCACCTTGAAGCTGACCTTCTTGCCCGCCGGAATCTGAATCTTCTCGCTCGTGCCGGGTTTGACGCCCGTACGGGCGGCGGTGGCCTTGACGCTGAGGGTTCCGAGACCGGGCAGGCCCACGCTCTTGCCCCCCTTGATGGCGTCCACCATCGCCTCCATCGCGGCGTTGACGACGGCCTCGCTCTGCTTCTTCGTCAGGCCCGCGCGGTCGGCGACGCCCTCGACGAGCTGCCCTTTGGCGACCTTGCCCGCCCGGCCACCCGTGTCGGCGGCGGTGTCCGCCGGGGCGCTCGTCTCCACCTCGGCGACCTCGGCCTTCTTGGGCGCGGACTTGCGGGCGGGGGCCTTCGTTGCTTTTTTGGTCATGGTCCGCATCGTGAC
The nucleotide sequence above comes from Deinococcus sp. YIM 134068. Encoded proteins:
- a CDS encoding cation:proton antiporter domain-containing protein; this translates as MSSLASPGVTLALLTVAVVGKVGGTLLGARATGVEGRTAWQLGVLLNTRGLTELVFLAAGLHLGVIQPPLYTSLVVVAPVTTLAIGPLLDAVGGGVRRLLLPAGETILPE
- a CDS encoding HU family DNA-binding protein, which gives rise to MTKKATKAPARKSAPKKAEVAEVETSAPADTAADTGGRAGKVAKGQLVEGVADRAGLTKKQSEAVVNAAMEAMVDAIKGGKSVGLPGLGTLSVKATAARTGVKPGTSEKIQIPAGKKVSFKVATTLKGSL